One stretch of Arachis duranensis cultivar V14167 chromosome 1, aradu.V14167.gnm2.J7QH, whole genome shotgun sequence DNA includes these proteins:
- the LOC127745759 gene encoding G2/mitotic-specific cyclin-2 isoform X2: MGGSDENNSNSTLPRILQGMNNQNQNVGTRKFGQNRRALSVINQNLVQGRSYPCVVNKRPLPGKQEMCEKKQADPVHRPITRRFAAQIASQQQQSCAEDPTKSNPSNSTRFEDLILIDEEQKLTADQPVPMSLEKPKLVQEEIEMEDIVEEESIINIDSSDVDDHLAVVEYIEDLHAHYRKFESLNCVSPDYMAQQFDINERMRAILVDWLIEVHDKFNLMQETLFLTINLIDRFLAKQTVIRKKLQLVGLVAMLLACKYEEVSVPVVGDLILISDKAYTRKDVLDMEKLMLNTLQFNISVPTAYVFMRRFLKAAQADKKLELLAFFLIELSLVEYDMLKFPASLLAAAAVYTAQCTVSGFKQWNKTCEWHTNYSEDQIFECSRMMVGLHQKAATAKLTGVRRKYSSSNYSYTAKCEPACFLLENQF; the protein is encoded by the exons ATGGGTGGTTCTGATGAAAACAATTCTAATTCAACCTTGCCCAGAATTCTTCAAG GGATGAATAATCAGAATCAGAATGTTGGTACAAGAAAGTTTGGACAGAACAGAAGAGCATTGAGTGTGATCAATCAGAATCTAGTGCAAGGTCGATCTTACCCTTGTGTTGTTAACAAGAGACCTTTGCCTGG AAAACAAGAAATGTGTGAAAAGAAGCAGGCAGATCCAGTGCATCGTCCCATCACAAG gagGTTTGCTGCTCAAATTGCTTCCCAGCAACAACAATCTTGTGCTGAG GATCCTACCAAGTCGAACCCCTCGAATTCGACCAGATTTGAAGACTTAATCCTCATCGATGAGGAACAAAAGTTAACAGCAGATCAACCAGTGCCCATGTCCTTGGAGAAACCAAAACTAGTGCAG GAGGAAATTGAGATGGAGGATATAGTTGAGGAGGAGTCTATTATAAACATCGATAGCAGCGATGTGGATGATCATCTTGCGGTGGTTGAATACATCGAAGATCTTCATGCACACTACAGAAAATTTGAG AGTTTGAACTGTGTCTCGCCGGATTATATGGCGCAACAATTTGACATTAATGAAAGAATGAGGGCTATACTTGTTGACTGGCTCATTGAG GTGCATGATAAATTCAACCTGATGCAAGAGACATTGTTTCTTACAATTAATCTCATAGACAGATTCTTGGCCAAACAAACTGTGATACGAAAGAAGCTTCAGCTGGTTGGTTTGGTTGCCATGCTTTTGGCTTGCAAGTATGAGGAAGTTTCTGTGCCGGTGGTTGGCGATTTAATCCTTATTTCGGATAAAGCTTACACAAGGAAGGATGTTCTGGACATG GAGAAGTTGATGCTCAACACATTGCAGTTTAACATTTCTGTGCCAACTGCATATGTTTTTATGAGAAGATTCCTGAAGGCAGCTCAAGCCGACAAAAAA CTTGAGCTGCTGGCTTTCTTCTTGATAGAGCTCTCTCTTGTGGAATATGATATGCTGAAGTTCCCGGCATCTTTGCTAGCTGCGGCCGCAGTCTACACGGCTCAATGCACTGTCAGTGGCTTCAAACAATGGAACAAGACATGTGAATGGCACACAAACTACTCAGAAGATCAGATATT CGAGTGCTCTCGGATGATGGTTGGCTTACACCAGAAGGCCGCGACTGCGAAACTCACTGGTGTGCGTAGGAAGTACAGTTCATCTAACTATAGCTATACTGCAAAATGCGAACCGGCATGTTTTCTTCTGGAGAACCAATTCTAG
- the LOC127745759 gene encoding G2/mitotic-specific cyclin-2 isoform X1 gives MGGSDENNSNSTLPRILQAGMNNQNQNVGTRKFGQNRRALSVINQNLVQGRSYPCVVNKRPLPGKQEMCEKKQADPVHRPITRRFAAQIASQQQQSCAEDPTKSNPSNSTRFEDLILIDEEQKLTADQPVPMSLEKPKLVQEEIEMEDIVEEESIINIDSSDVDDHLAVVEYIEDLHAHYRKFESLNCVSPDYMAQQFDINERMRAILVDWLIEVHDKFNLMQETLFLTINLIDRFLAKQTVIRKKLQLVGLVAMLLACKYEEVSVPVVGDLILISDKAYTRKDVLDMEKLMLNTLQFNISVPTAYVFMRRFLKAAQADKKLELLAFFLIELSLVEYDMLKFPASLLAAAAVYTAQCTVSGFKQWNKTCEWHTNYSEDQIFECSRMMVGLHQKAATAKLTGVRRKYSSSNYSYTAKCEPACFLLENQF, from the exons ATGGGTGGTTCTGATGAAAACAATTCTAATTCAACCTTGCCCAGAATTCTTCAAG CAGGGATGAATAATCAGAATCAGAATGTTGGTACAAGAAAGTTTGGACAGAACAGAAGAGCATTGAGTGTGATCAATCAGAATCTAGTGCAAGGTCGATCTTACCCTTGTGTTGTTAACAAGAGACCTTTGCCTGG AAAACAAGAAATGTGTGAAAAGAAGCAGGCAGATCCAGTGCATCGTCCCATCACAAG gagGTTTGCTGCTCAAATTGCTTCCCAGCAACAACAATCTTGTGCTGAG GATCCTACCAAGTCGAACCCCTCGAATTCGACCAGATTTGAAGACTTAATCCTCATCGATGAGGAACAAAAGTTAACAGCAGATCAACCAGTGCCCATGTCCTTGGAGAAACCAAAACTAGTGCAG GAGGAAATTGAGATGGAGGATATAGTTGAGGAGGAGTCTATTATAAACATCGATAGCAGCGATGTGGATGATCATCTTGCGGTGGTTGAATACATCGAAGATCTTCATGCACACTACAGAAAATTTGAG AGTTTGAACTGTGTCTCGCCGGATTATATGGCGCAACAATTTGACATTAATGAAAGAATGAGGGCTATACTTGTTGACTGGCTCATTGAG GTGCATGATAAATTCAACCTGATGCAAGAGACATTGTTTCTTACAATTAATCTCATAGACAGATTCTTGGCCAAACAAACTGTGATACGAAAGAAGCTTCAGCTGGTTGGTTTGGTTGCCATGCTTTTGGCTTGCAAGTATGAGGAAGTTTCTGTGCCGGTGGTTGGCGATTTAATCCTTATTTCGGATAAAGCTTACACAAGGAAGGATGTTCTGGACATG GAGAAGTTGATGCTCAACACATTGCAGTTTAACATTTCTGTGCCAACTGCATATGTTTTTATGAGAAGATTCCTGAAGGCAGCTCAAGCCGACAAAAAA CTTGAGCTGCTGGCTTTCTTCTTGATAGAGCTCTCTCTTGTGGAATATGATATGCTGAAGTTCCCGGCATCTTTGCTAGCTGCGGCCGCAGTCTACACGGCTCAATGCACTGTCAGTGGCTTCAAACAATGGAACAAGACATGTGAATGGCACACAAACTACTCAGAAGATCAGATATT CGAGTGCTCTCGGATGATGGTTGGCTTACACCAGAAGGCCGCGACTGCGAAACTCACTGGTGTGCGTAGGAAGTACAGTTCATCTAACTATAGCTATACTGCAAAATGCGAACCGGCATGTTTTCTTCTGGAGAACCAATTCTAG
- the LOC127747578 gene encoding serine acetyltransferase 2-like has product MRPQHVEDGDHEHHSNDNKNNNSSFSTTAYHLERVFPVYAMGIPNPSHSSAFHNNHLDISLQTIWDHIREEAKFEAEREPILSSFMYASILSHDCLEQALASVLANRLQNPTLLATQLMDIFFNLLMHDESIRRSIRLDLKAFKDRGPSCLSYCSTLLNTKGYHSLQVYRVAHALWGEGRKVLALTLQSRVSEVFGIDIHPAAKIGDEILLDHGTRVVIGETAIVGNRVSLMQGVTLGETGKEGGDRHPKVAEGVLVGASAIILGNIRIGEGVKIVAGSLVLKDVPPHSIVAGVPAHVIGRLNEHDPSLTMKHDATKEF; this is encoded by the exons ATGAGGCCTCAGCACGTTGAAGATGGTGATCATGAACACCATAGTAATGATAATAAGAACAACAACTCTTCATTTTCAACAACTGCTTATCACTTGGAGAGAGTTTTCCCTGTTTATGCCATGGGAATTCCAAACCCATCACACTCTTCTGCCTTTCATAATAACCATTTGGATATTTCTCTTCAAACCATTTGGGATCATATAAGAGAAGAAGCCAAGTTTGAG GCAGAAAGGGAACCAATTTTGAGTAGCTTCATGTATGCAAGTATTTTGTCACATGATTGCTTAGAGCAAGCATTAGCATCTGTTCTTGCAAATCGTCTCCAAAATCCTACTCTTTTGGCAACTCAGTTAATGgatatctttttcaatctcCTAATGCATGATGAATCTATCCGAAGATCTATTCGTTTAGATCTCAAG GCATTTAAAGACAGAGGTCCTTCTTGTTTGTCATATTGCTCTACACTTTTGAATACAaag GGTTACCATTCTTTGCAAGTGTACCGTGTAGCGCACGCTTTATGGGGCGAGGGTCGAAAGGTATTGGCTTTAACTTTGCAAAGTAGAGTTAGTGAG GTTTTCGGCATTGATATACATCCCG cTGCAAAAATAGGAGATGAAATTCTATTAGATCATGGAACACGTGTGGTTATTGGTGAAACTGCCATTGTTGGAAACAGAGTCTCATTGATGCAA GGTGTGACTTTAGGAGAAACAGGGAAAGAAGGGGGTGATAGGCATCCCAAAGTAGCAGAAGGTGTTCTAGTTGGGGCAAGTGCAATCATACTTGGTAACATAAGAATTGGTGAAGGTGTTAAGATTGTTGCTGGTTCTCTTGTCTTGAAAGATGTTCCTCCCCATAG CATTGTGGCAGGTGTACCAGCACATGTTATTGGGCGCTTAAATGAGCATGATCCATCTTTAACCATGAAGCATG ATGCTacaaaagaattttga
- the LOC127745761 gene encoding isocitrate dehydrogenase [NAD] regulatory subunit 1, mitochondrial-like isoform X2, which translates to MTTARSIIPLLNRLISRSQPSRSVTYMHRPGDGSPRPVTLIPGDGVGPLVTDAVEQVMEAMHAPVYFEKFEVHGTMKKFPEEVLDSIRKNKVCIKGGLATPMGGGVNSLNVYLRKELDLYASLVNCFNMRGLPTRHENVDIVVIRENTEGEYAGLEHEVVPGVVESLKFCSERIASYAFEYAYLNNRKKVTAVHKANIMKLADGLFLEACREVAQKYPAIQYNEIIVDNCCMQLVSKPEQFDVMVTPNLYGNLVANTAAGICGGTGVMPGGNVGAEHAVFEQGASAGNVGKDSIVAQKTANPVALLLSSAMMLRHLQFPAFADRLETAVQKVILQAKVRTKDLGGSSTTQEVVDAVIDALD; encoded by the exons ATGACAACCGCAAGATCCATCATCCCACTCCTCAACCGCCTCATCTCCAGATCTCAACCGTCCAGATCCGTAACCTACATGCACCGTCCCGGCGATGGCTCCCCTCGCCCGGTAACCCTCATACCGGGAGACGGCGTCGGGCCTCTGGTCACCGACGCCGTGGAACAGGTCATGGAGGCCATGCACGCTCCGGTGTACTTCGAGAAATTCGAAGTGCACGGGACCATGAAGAAGTTTCCAGAAGAGGTTCTGGATTCGATTCGAAAGAACAAGGTGTGCATCAAGGGAGGTCTGGCCACGCCGATGGGCGGTGGCGTGAACTCCCTGAACGTGTATCTAAGGAAGGAGCTTGATCTCTACGCTTCGTTGGTGAATTGCTTCAATATGAGAGGGTTGCCGACGAGGCATGAAAATGTGGACATTGTTGTGATTAGAGAGAACACTGAAGGTGAATATGCTGGCCTTGAACATGAGGTTGTGCCTGGTGTTGTTGAAAGTCTTAAG TTCTGTTCGGAGAGAATAGCATCATATGCATTCGAGTATGCGTATCTGAACAACAGAAAGAAGGTGACAGCGGTGCACAAAGCAAACATAATGAAGCTAGCAGATGGTCTGTTCTTGGAAGCATGCAGAGAGGTTGCACAAAAGTATCCTGCAATCCAATACAATGAAATCATTGTTGATAATTGTTGCATGCAGCTTGTTTCAAAGCCTGAGCAGTTTGATGTCATG GTGACTCCCAATCTTTATGGAAATCTAGTTGCAAATACTGCAGCAGGCATTTGTGGAGGCACAGGAGTCATGCCTGGAG GTAATGTTGGTGCTGAACATGCTGTGTTTGAGCAAGGAGCTTCAGCTGGAAATGTTGGAAAGGATTCAATTGTTGCACAAAAAACAGCAAACCCAGTtgcacttcttctctcttctgcAATGATGCTTAGGCATCTTCAGTTTCCTGCATTTGCTGACAGATTAGAAACTGCTGTTCAAAAAGTCATTCTTCAAGCAAAAGTCAGAACAAAGGATCTTGGAGGATCAAGTACCACCCAAGAGGTTGTTGATGCAGTAATAGATGCTTTAgattaa
- the LOC127745761 gene encoding isocitrate dehydrogenase [NAD] regulatory subunit 1, mitochondrial-like isoform X1 has product MTTARSIIPLLNRLISRSQPSRSVTYMHRPGDGSPRPVTLIPGDGVGPLVTDAVEQVMEAMHAPVYFEKFEVHGTMKKFPEEVLDSIRKNKVCIKGGLATPMGGGVNSLNVYLRKELDLYASLVNCFNMRGLPTRHENVDIVVIRENTEGEYAGLEHEVVPGVVESLKVITKFCSERIASYAFEYAYLNNRKKVTAVHKANIMKLADGLFLEACREVAQKYPAIQYNEIIVDNCCMQLVSKPEQFDVMVTPNLYGNLVANTAAGICGGTGVMPGGNVGAEHAVFEQGASAGNVGKDSIVAQKTANPVALLLSSAMMLRHLQFPAFADRLETAVQKVILQAKVRTKDLGGSSTTQEVVDAVIDALD; this is encoded by the exons ATGACAACCGCAAGATCCATCATCCCACTCCTCAACCGCCTCATCTCCAGATCTCAACCGTCCAGATCCGTAACCTACATGCACCGTCCCGGCGATGGCTCCCCTCGCCCGGTAACCCTCATACCGGGAGACGGCGTCGGGCCTCTGGTCACCGACGCCGTGGAACAGGTCATGGAGGCCATGCACGCTCCGGTGTACTTCGAGAAATTCGAAGTGCACGGGACCATGAAGAAGTTTCCAGAAGAGGTTCTGGATTCGATTCGAAAGAACAAGGTGTGCATCAAGGGAGGTCTGGCCACGCCGATGGGCGGTGGCGTGAACTCCCTGAACGTGTATCTAAGGAAGGAGCTTGATCTCTACGCTTCGTTGGTGAATTGCTTCAATATGAGAGGGTTGCCGACGAGGCATGAAAATGTGGACATTGTTGTGATTAGAGAGAACACTGAAGGTGAATATGCTGGCCTTGAACATGAGGTTGTGCCTGGTGTTGTTGAAAGTCTTAAG GTGATAACGAAGTTCTGTTCGGAGAGAATAGCATCATATGCATTCGAGTATGCGTATCTGAACAACAGAAAGAAGGTGACAGCGGTGCACAAAGCAAACATAATGAAGCTAGCAGATGGTCTGTTCTTGGAAGCATGCAGAGAGGTTGCACAAAAGTATCCTGCAATCCAATACAATGAAATCATTGTTGATAATTGTTGCATGCAGCTTGTTTCAAAGCCTGAGCAGTTTGATGTCATG GTGACTCCCAATCTTTATGGAAATCTAGTTGCAAATACTGCAGCAGGCATTTGTGGAGGCACAGGAGTCATGCCTGGAG GTAATGTTGGTGCTGAACATGCTGTGTTTGAGCAAGGAGCTTCAGCTGGAAATGTTGGAAAGGATTCAATTGTTGCACAAAAAACAGCAAACCCAGTtgcacttcttctctcttctgcAATGATGCTTAGGCATCTTCAGTTTCCTGCATTTGCTGACAGATTAGAAACTGCTGTTCAAAAAGTCATTCTTCAAGCAAAAGTCAGAACAAAGGATCTTGGAGGATCAAGTACCACCCAAGAGGTTGTTGATGCAGTAATAGATGCTTTAgattaa